From Camelina sativa cultivar DH55 chromosome 20, Cs, whole genome shotgun sequence, the proteins below share one genomic window:
- the LOC104772388 gene encoding NAC transcription factor 29-like yields the protein MANYSMMSMPGRNKRKERSLPEPEPEPSEIPSSSADDHHLSSSPSTRPCFPPGVNYRPKDLEVISLLGRKQDYLGGNRDLLATLSIHLVNIYESNPEELSVDFKKANDTDWIFISKRNKMGKDGKRQKRDAKGGYWHATVACKKIDAGQGLVGYKTALDYYVGKRPNGKKTSWLMHEYWIDQCPSADDDVKDYSMCKIYRSTQAINKQKKAEEEEKKKQKKVVQQQPPSVEYHQPHAPLDSYQPQPHHDIAYQQQHLFQPAPLDSYQPQPRDLAYQQQQQQQFWPGPLASYRTHQRQFWAARPDSHQLQPHYDSAYQQFIRMLEGDKQQQQPSLAPAPSPQGQDSRSGMVMTQEDGFFNPINELLNYEEGHGVVTEQKQQEQSAPILPPPPPQGHQLQPYYDFAYVQHQFLMTTTTLEEENX from the exons ATGGCAAA CTACTCGATGATGTCGATGCCTGGAAGAAACAAGCGTAAAGAAAGATCCTTGCCAgaaccggaaccggaaccgTCAGAGATTCCTTCTTCCTCAGCTGATGATCATCacttgtcttcttctccttcgacgAGACCTTGCTTTCCACCAGGTGTCAACTATAGACCAAAAGACTTGGAGGTCATCTCGTTACTTGGACGGAAACAAGACTACTTGGGCGGAAACAGAGACTTATTGGCCACCCTCTCTATACATCTCGTGAACATCTACGAGTCCAATCCTGAAGAACTTTCAG TGGACTTCAAGAAGGCTAATGATACAGACTGGATCTTTATATCGAAGAGGAACAAGATGGGTAAAGATGGCAAAAGGCAGAAACGTGACGCCAAAGGCGGATACTGGCACGCAACAGTTGCTTGCAAGAAGATTGACGCTGGGCAAGGCCTCGTTGGTTACAAAACCGCACTAGATTACTACGTTGGGAAACGACCTAATGGCAAAAAAACTAGTTGGTTGATGCATGAATACTGGATTGATCAGTGTCCTTCTGCTGATGATGACGTAAAG GACTATTCTATGTGCAAGATCTATCGGAGCACACAAGCAATAAATAAGCAGaagaaagcagaggaagaagagaaaaagaagcagaagaaggttGTGCAGCAGCAGCCTCCTAGTGTCGAGTATCATCAACCGCATGCCCCTTTGGATTCTTATCAACCGCAGCCTCATCATGATATTGcgtatcaacaacaacatctgtTTCAGCCAGCCCCGCTGGATTCTTACCAACCGCAGCCTCGTGATTTGGCGTatcaacaacagcagcagcagcagtttTGGCCAGGCCCGCTAGCTTCTTACCGGACGCATCAAAGGCAGTTTTGGGCAGCCCGGCCAGATTCACACCAACTGCAGCCTCATTATGATTCTGCATATCAGCAATTTATAAGAATGCTAGAGGGAGATAAGCAACAACAGCAGCCGAGTCTTGCTCCTGCTCCTTCTCCGCAGGGTCAAGATTCAAGATCCGGGATGGTGATGACCCAAGAAGACGGGTTCTTTAACCCCATCAATGAATTATTAAACTATGAGGAAGGTCATGGTGTCGTAACTGAGCAGAAACAGCAAGAGCAAAGTGCACCGattctccctcctcctcctcctcaaggTCACCAACTGCAGCCTTATTATGATTTTGCTTATGTACAACACCAGTTTCTCATGACAACAACAACGCTAGAAGAAGAAAATNTCTAG